The segment AGGTCGAGATGCTCCGCCGGAAGCAGCCCATGGCCGAACTGATCCGCGAGGCGCTCCGGGCCTTCCTCACCCGCGAGCCGCACCGGGCCCCGCCCGGCGCGGGGGCCTTCGCCAGCGGGCGATCGGACACCGCAGAACGCGCAGAAGCCGTGCTCGCTGAGACGGGCTTCGGCGCCTCGCACACCGCGAAGGGTGCGTCCCGCCGGAAGAAGCCATGAGCCTCCTGCTCGACACCGGGATCGTGTACGCCTACTACGACCGCAGCGACAGTTGGCATCGGCGCGCGCGCGACCTCGTGGCCGGTGAACCCGGGGGGCTCGTCCTGCCGGCTCCCGTCATCCCGGAGGTCGATCACCTGCTCGGGCACCGCCTGGGCGCGAAGAGCCGCCTCACCTTCTACGACGGCATCGTCGAGGGCTACTACCTGGTCGCCGACGTGCCGACCGAGGCGTACGGACGCATCGCCGAGCTGAACCGGCGATTCGACGACCTCGAGCTGGGGTTCGTCGACGCCGCCGTCGTCGCGCTCGCCGAGTCGCTGGGGGTCTCGCGTATCGCGACCACCGACCGCCGGCACTTCGCGCCGCTCGCCGCGGCGCTCTCGCTCACCCTC is part of the Acidobacteriota bacterium genome and harbors:
- a CDS encoding ribbon-helix-helix protein, CopG family, encoding MKRTTIYLEPDLEVRLKVEMLRRKQPMAELIREALRAFLTREPHRAPPGAGAFASGRSDTAERAEAVLAETGFGASHTAKGASRRKKP
- a CDS encoding PIN domain-containing protein, whose protein sequence is MSLLLDTGIVYAYYDRSDSWHRRARDLVAGEPGGLVLPAPVIPEVDHLLGHRLGAKSRLTFYDGIVEGYYLVADVPTEAYGRIAELNRRFDDLELGFVDAAVVALAESLGVSRIATTDRRHFAPLAAALSLTLVP